A window of Kribbella sp. NBC_00382 genomic DNA:
TTACTGAGGCGGAGGCGTACCAACTGCTCGCGCATGTGCTCGGAGAGGCCAGAGTGATCGCCGAGTCAGCCGCCACTGTTGAGCTCGCCAGGGCTTGTGCCTTCCTGCCGCTGGCGTTGCGCATCGCTGCTGCGAACTTGTCCTGGCAACCGCAGCGACGCATCGCCGACTACTTGACCGAGTTGCAGGTCGACAGCCTGCGGATGCTCACCGTTGACGGTGATCCCGAGCAAGGGGTGGCAGCCGCACTCGACGCGTCGTACGAAGCCCTGCCACTCACAGCTCGCCGCCTCTTCCGGCTTCTCAGCCTGGTCCCCGGCCTCGACCTCAGCGTCCCGGCCGCTGCGGCCGTCGGCGCACTCGACGCCGGCGACGCGCGGGTTCTGGTCGACCGCCTGGTCTCGGCCCACTTGCTTGCCGAGCGAGCCCCCGGCCACTACGCCTGGCACGATCTGCTGCGCGCCTATGCCGCCGACCGCTTGGCGGTACAGGATTCGGACGAGGACCGCGGAGCGGCAACTCGACGCCTGTACGACTGGTGCTTCGAGGCTGTCGCCGCTGCAGCGGATCTGCTGTACCCGCACATGCTCTGCCTGTCGCGGACCGCAGGTGAAACCATCTTCGCGGACCACGCGGCGGCGCTGGCTTGGCTCGACACCGAACGCGCAAACCTGGTCGCCGCCGTACGGCACGCCGCCGTACCGGAAACGGCCTGCCTGCTGGCCGATGCCCTGCGTGGCTACTTCCACCTACGGCGGCACTCGTCGGACTGGCTCGTCGTCGGCGAGTCCGCACTGAAGACCGCCACTGCTCTCGGCGACGTCCGAGCCCAGGCCGCGGCGCGGCACAGTCTCGGGACGGCCTACCGCTGCCTGGGAGATTCGCCGACCGCGTTGCACCACTATGACGAGGCCCTGCGACTCGCACGACTCTGCGGCTGGCAAGAGGCTGAGGCGACAGCCCTCGGCAACCTGGGCATCGTGTACCAAGCTCAAGGGCGGTTGAAGGCAGCCATCGGCCGGCTCACCCTCGCCATTGAGCTCGATCGGCGTATCGGCCGGACCGCGGGCCTGGCCAACAACCTCGGCAACCTCGGTGCCGTCTACCTGGATCAGGGGACCTTGGGCGCTGCCGTCGATTGCTTCGACGAGGCGCTCGAGCTGAATCGCCGCTCGGGCAGTCGGCACGGTCAGGCCCTCGCCTTGACGGGTCTCGCGCAGGCGTACCGCGAAGCAGGCCGGGACAAGGACGCGATCGGCCGGTTCACCGAGGCCATGCTGCACTGCACCGAGATCGGCGATCGCGACGGACAGGCCATCGTCCACATCGGACTCGGCGAGGTGGCCCGGGACCTGGGGCAGACCGCTGAGGGTTGCGATCATGCCCATGCGGCACTGGCGCTGGCGCGCGACGGCGGTGATCCGCGGACCGAGGCGCTCGCCCTCAACCTGCTGGCCTCGGCGGTGGCTGATCCGCGGGAGGCATACCGGCACAACACCCGTGCGCACGAGCTCGCCGAGCGGACCACCGTGCCGCGGACCCAGACCCAAGCCATGATCGGGCTGGCGACCGCCGCGCTCCAGCTCGGCGACCTCGATCAAGCCGCTCACCACGCCGAACGCGCCCTGACCCTCGCGGCCCGCTGCGGCTACCGCCTGCTCGAAGGAGAGGCCCGCGCGACCTCGACGAGGATCCACCGACGCCGCCGCAAAACCCAGCAGGCAACCGGCTAGGACGCGGGTTCGCCGGGTCGTGCCGGACGGGCTCAGCGGGCCATTGCGAGTACGTCGCGGACCAGGCGACGGGGGTGGTCGTCGTCGAGCGGCAGGGCGAAGATGACGTTGTAGTACAGCGGCGCGACGATGTGGTCGAGGATCTGCGGGATGGTCGGTGTCTTCTCGCCGCGTTCGGTGGCGCGCCGCACCATCTCCGCTGCCTGCTCCCGGCGGGCGTCGGTGACCGCGCAGTTCGCGACGAGGTCGGCGCGGGCCGCCACCATCGCGCGCAGGTAGCGGGCTCGCTCGGGACGGGTGATGTCGCCGGCGATGATGGTCGCCCACTCCGTCAGGTCCTGCTCGAGGGATCCGGTGTCGGGTACGGACTCGCCGTCCCGCGTCAGGGCTGCGACGGCGACGTCCTCGAGCAGTGCGTGGACGTCGGGCCAGCGCCGGTAGAGCGTCGTCGGGTTGACCCCGGCGCGCTCGGCGATGACCGGAAAGCTGATCTTGTCGGCGCCCTGGCCGACGAGCTCGCCGACGGCGGTGTAGATCGCGGTCAGCACCCGGTTGCTCCGCCCGCCAGGGCGACTCGGTCGGTCAGGCATGCCGCCATTCTAAGCAAAGAAGTTTGCTTTTACGAAGATCCGGGCGCTAGTGTCCTTAGAGCAAAGATCATTGCTTTTGGATGGAGGTTTCCCGTGTTCAGTCGCTCAGTCTCGTTCGTCGTCGCCGGGGCCGCCGGCGCCGCGACACTGACCGCCGCGTCGGCACCGTCGCCGCTCTATCCCGTCTACCAGCGTCTGTGGGGGTTCTCCGCGTTCGTGCTGACGGTCGTCTTCGCCGTCTACGTTTTCGCGTTGCTCGGCGCCTTGCTGACCGTCGGCTCGCTCTCCGACCGGGTCGGTCGTCGCCCGGTCGCGTCCGGAGCGCTGGTGCTGCTCGCGCTGGGCATGGTGCTGTTCGCGATCGCCGGAGGTACCGGTGGCCTCGTGGTCGCGCGCATCGTGCAGGGCCTTGCCGTCGGCGCTGCCACCGGTACGACGACGGCCATGATCATGGACTCGGCGCCGAACTCACGGTTCGGTTCGGTCGTCAGCAGCGCGGTACCGTCCCTGGGCATCGTGATCGGAGCCGTCCTCGCCGGTGCCCTGGTGGAGTTCGCGCCGCTGCCTCGCCAACTCGTCTTCTGGATCCTCGGCGGGGTCTACCTGGTGCTCGCAGCGCTCGTCTGGCTGATCCCTGAGGGCGCCCGTCCGAAGCCGGCCGCGCGGGAGTCGCTCTGGCGGTCGCTGCGGCCGAGCGCCGGGCTTCCGCCGGCCGTGCGGCCGGTCTTCTTCGCCCTGGTTCCTTCGATGGCCGCGACGTGGGCGCTCGCCGGGTTGTACCTGTCGCTCGGGTCGTCCGTGCTCGGCCACGTCCTCGAGGTGCACAGTCATTTCGTCGTCGGCATCGTGCTCGGAGTGTTCTTCGCCGCCGGCGCGGTCGGCACCGTGGTCTCGTCAGTCTCGACGCGTTGGCGCGAGTGGCTCGGGTACGGAACACTCGCCCTCGGCGTTCTGATCACGATCGCGGCGATGCTGCTGACTACGTTGCCGATCTACGTGGCCGGATCGGCAGTCGCCGGACTGGGCTTCGGCGCGACGTTCCACTTCGCCGTCCAAGCACTCGGCGACGCGGCGCCGGACGGCCGGCGCGGGGAGGTGTTCGCGACCATGTACATCGTCAGCTACATCGCCTTCAGCGTGCCCGCACTGGCCGCCGGGCTAGCCGCCGAACGCTTCGGCCTCGAACCGACAGCCGTCGCGTACGGCGCCCTGGAAGTCGCCCTGATCCTGATCGCGACAGCCGCCGGAATCATCCGCGCCCACCGCCAGTTCAGCGAGAACGAGCCACTGACGGATCAGGGCATCCAGTCAACCAAGCTCCACTGAACCAGTTGAGTCTGTAGGGCTGAGGGCGTTGATCTGGCCGTGGTCAGGCGATGTAGTTGACTTCGGCGCGGTCTCGGCTTTGGTAGAGGTCCCAGTAGGTGGCGGCGATGGCGTCGGGTTCCGCTTCGGGAGGGCCGGAGCCGATCCAGGCGCTGATGGCCAGGTGCGCCGCGTAGACGCCGCTGCCGTCCAGGACCTGGTGGAGGTTGAGCACCCAGCTGCGCAGCGCGGCCGCGGCGGCGTTGACGTTGCCCATCGCCGGATGCGGATTGATCGAGCCGCCGCCCGTGGTGAACAGCAGAGTGCCGGTGCCGGCCTCGCGCATGGCCGGCAGCACTTGGGCGGCCGCCGTGACCGCGCCGTACAGGTAGTACTCGATCTGTGGCTGGAGGTTGTCCGGCGTGACGTCGAGCGGTCCGGCCATGTCGAGCTCGCGGGTCGCGGGTGAGTACTCCAGGACGTCGACCGGGCCGAAGACCTTGGTGATCTGTTCGAAGGCAGCCACCAGCGAGGGCCGGTCGGTTACGTCGGCGGTGAACGCCGCGGCGCTTACTCCATGGGATTTGAGGTCGGTCACGAGCGTGTCGAGCTTGGCGGCGTCGCGGGCGACGAGGGCGACCTCGAAGCCGTGGCCGCCGAACAGCTTGGCGATGGACAGCCCCATGCCGGGGCCGGCGCCGACGATGGCAATGACAGGCATGTTCGGTGGTTCTCCTCAGTTGACGTGACGGCGAGCTCGCCAGGGCAGCTAGATCAGAAGTGGAAGAGCCTTTCCAGTTCTCTCTCGACCATACATCAACTGGATAGGCCTATCCAGTTCGGCGTAGGGTGGGGGCATGTCCGCTGACGGTGCCGCCTCTGTCCAGGTCAATGAGGCCGGGCCGTTGCGCCGTGATGCGGAGCGCAACCGTGAGCGCATCGTGGCCGCGGCCCGCCAGGCGTACGCCGAAGCCGGCCTGGAGGTCTCGATGGCCGAGGTCGCCCGTCGCGCGGGGGTGGGCATCGCCACCTTGTTCCGCCGGTTCCCCGCCCGCGAGGACCTCATCGACGCCGTCTTCGCCGACCGCATGGACGCGTATGTGGAGGCTGCCGACAGGGGCCTGGCCGATCCCGACCCGTGGAACGGTTTCGCCGGCTTCGTCGAAGCCATCTGTGGGATGCAGGCCGCCGATCGCGGGGTCGCAGACCTTCTGACAATGACCTTCCCCGCCGCCGAAGCGCTGCAGGTCAAACACGCCCGCGCGCTGGAGAGGTCGATCCAGCTGATTGATCGTGCCAAGGCCGCAGGACACCTGCGCGCCGATTTCACTCACCAGGACTTGGCGATCCTGCTCATGGCCAACGCCGGCGTCGTCGGCGCCACCGGCCAAGCCGCCCCGGATGCCTGGCGGCGTCTGGTCGCCTACATGCTCCAGGCCTTCGCCGCTTCCGGCTCCGCAGCTCAGAACGCAGAACTACCACCAGCACCGACACCAGCCGCCCTGTACCAGGCAACGCTCCAACTTGGAAGCACCAGCCGCCGAGGCTGATCGATCGTTGCTCTGTCACGCCCACTGCAGTACGTCGTCGTGCGACAGCCGGGGCAGACGGGGGAGCCAGGGGGCTTTGCCCGGGTGTCCGATATTCACGACCAGGATCGAGTGCAGCCGACCGTCGGGAAAGAACTCGCTGTCCATCCCGGCGGCGTCGAACCCGCCCATCGGGCCGGCGGCCAGGCCGTGCGCGCGGACCGACAGGATGAAGTAGCCGGCCTGCAGGATCGCGTTGAACTTCGCGGCCTCGGTGCGCAGCTCCGCGTTCGCCGCGAAGGTGTCCTTCAGCTCCGGCCGGAACGGCAGCACCGCCGGGATGTGCTCGTGGAACCGGGTGTCGGTCGCGAGGACGGCCACCGCCGGCGCGGACGCGGTCTTGGCTTGGTTGCCTTCGTTCATGTGCTTGACCAGCCGGTCCCGCGCTTCACCCGGATGCACATAGAGCACGCGCAGGGGCTGGGTGTTCGCCGAGGTGGGACCCCACTTGGCCAGCTCCCAGATGTCGCGCAGCTCCGCGTCCGGCACCGGTGTGTCCGCGAAGGTGTTCGCGGTCCGGGCTTCGGTGAACAGGACGCGTTTGGCCTGCTCGTCCAGCCGGCCGAGCCGAAGCTCGTCCGGATCCGTGTAGTCCGTGTAGTCCTTGGGGTTCATCGTTCATTGCCTTTCGACGTCAGGAAAGTGGGCGCTCGACCAGGTTTCGCAGCACGAGCGCGTTGGGGGCCTCGATCAGCCGGCCTCCTTCGGCCAGGCGTCCCAGTTCGACCGGCGACAGGCCGAGAGAGTCGACGAGCTTCGCGATGCGTTCGCCGGCCTCTTGATCGTCGGAGGCGACGAAGACGACGCGCCGCCCGACGGTGGGGTCGAGCGCTTCGGACAGGACGTTGGCCGGCAGCTGGTTGAAGGCCTTGACCACCGTCGCGCCGGACAGCTGTGCTGCGACGTACTGGGACGACAGCAGGCCGCCGAGGATGTGCTCGGCGTCGGATGCGTAGTGCGCGTTGGTCGCGTCGACGACGGTCTTGCCGGTCCAGTCCGGCAGCGAGCGGCCGAACTCCGCGATCGCCGGGAACGGGATCGCCATCAGGACGACGTCGCTCGCCAGTGCCTGGTCGAGCGGCACGGCGTGGACGCCCGCGCCGAGCTCGTCGGTGAGTTCACGGAGCGACTCCGGCCCGCGGGTGTTCGTGATGCTCACCTCGATACCCGCCCGGGCGAAGAGCCGGGCCAGCGCCGAGCCGACGTTCCCGCTGCCGACGATCGAGTACCGCGGTACAGCAGCCATGATCTCCTCCATGTAGTTAACATGTGAACTAAACGTAGCACGAGTAGTTCACATGTCAACCAAGTTGTGTACGATCGTCTCGTGACGACGACACGGTGGCTGGACGAGCGGGAGGATCGGGCCTGGCGGAGCCTGATGGCGATGCAGGAAGGTCTGGCCGAGTACCTCGACCGGCAACTGCGGACCCGATCCAGCCTGTCGACGCCGGACTACCAGGTCCTGGCGCACCTGTCCGAGGCAGTCGACGGCGGGCTGCGTCCGTTCGAGTTGGGCCGATTGCTGCACTGGGAGAAGAGCCGGCTCTCGCAGCACTTGAGCCGGATGGAGAAGCGCGGCCTGGTGGCGCGCGAGCGCTGTCTCACCGATCAGCGTGGCGCGGTCATCGTGATCTCACCGCAGGGCCGTGCGCTGATCGAGGCGGCCGCTCCGCTGCACGTCGCAGAGGTCCGCGCCGCGGTCATCGACCACCTCACGGCCGAGGAGCTCGAGACCCTCACTGCCATCGGAGACAAGGTGCGGAAGCGGCTCGAAGAGCTCGGCGCCGAGGACTGAGGTCAGAGGCCAGACCTGTCCTGTCAGAAGTCCCAGGCGGCCCGGATTGCTGCCACTTCGCGTTCCGCCTGGCGCTTGCCGATGTGGAGAGCCCGGCCGGCGGTCTCCGGGTCAAGCATTTTGACCGGCGTCTCGAGGTCGCTGAAATCGGGCTCCACGGCTACCAGTCGAGTGGTTTCGCGCAGTTGGGCGACCTCGGCGTCCGCTCTGATGGTCGAAGCGGATCGATTGCTGTCGGCTCCGCCTTCCTGGGCCCCGAGAGGCAGACATGAGACGACCACGAGAACGTCGCTCGGTGGCGCCGCTGTGGCGTTCAGGTGGCTGACCAGACCGCCGTCCATGTAGCGGTTTCCGTTGATGGTGACGGTGGGGAACAGCATCGGTACGACGCAACTAGCGGCAACCGCGTGCAGCAGCGGCACACGGGATTCTTCGCCCCACACGACAAGCTCGCCGGTGCCGGTGTCAATCGCCGTGCATCGGAAACCGGCGGGCCAGGCGACGCCGTCGAGTATTTCGAGCAGGCCGAGGTAGTCGCCTTCGTCGAGGGTGGTCGTCGCTTCCTGTGCTGCGGAGCCGATTGCTCGCAGCGCTTGTCGCGGGTCGGCGGCGAGGCTGGCTTGGCGCGACGCGTTGAGGAAGTTTTCAGAGCCTGCCGTCAGGCTGTCGAAGTCGAGTTTCTGCCCCACTGCCGCCAGCACGGCGAGCGCATCGGTCACGTCGCGACCGCTGGACAGCAGCGCGCCGACCAGGGATCCCGCGGAGGTTCCCACGATTGCCGAGGCTCCTGCCAAATCGACGCCGGCGTCGCGCAGCCCGGTGAGCAGACCCGTCTGCCAAGCGACACCGACGGTTCCGCCGCCGCCGAGAACGACCGTGCGCGTGGGTGAACCATTTCGCTGAGAGGTCATTGCTGTTCCTTCATGATGCGAGGTCGATACCGAAGAGCGATCAAAACCACGGCGGGCCTTCCGGCCCGTGTAAACCTTCTGCTCAACGCTGTTGAGTGAAACCATACACGAGTCGCTCAACGCTGTAGAGTGAAGTTGTGAACGAGACCTCCCGTGACGCCAAACGCGCCCGTACCGCACAGCGGATCCTTGCTGCCGCCAGGCAGGAATTCGCGACCCGGGGTTTTGACGGCGCGACGATCCGGGGCATCGCCGCAGTCGCGGGAGTGGATGCCTCGCTGGTGATGCAGCACTACGGCTCGAAGGCGGCCCTCTTCACCACTGCTGTTCAGCTGCCCAGCGACGACGCGGAAAGCGCCGCCGAGCACCTCCTGGAGGTACTGGCCAACCGACTGCGCGAACTGCCCCCGGAGACGAGCGCACTGGTCCAGTCCATGCTCACGGTGCCGGAAGCCGCCGACTCGATGCGGGCATACCTCGACGAACGCGTCGACAACCTCGCCAGATCCTTGGACGGCGACGACGCACACTTGCGCGCCCTGATCACCGTGAGCGGCATCCTCGGCCTGACGATCACGCAACACTTCCTGAAGTTGCGCGCCTTCGACGACGCCTCCCACGAAGCGTTGCTGCAGGCCGCGCGCGGCTGGACCGCATACCTGTCGCGCGACTCGTAAGGCCGATCAGCAGCACGGCTCACCTTGCCCGCCTGCTGAAAGCGGAGCGGTTTCCGCCGAGCTGAGTGGTGCTGCTACTCGCCGGGGTCGATTTCGTGGCCGGGCTGATCTGGGCTGACCCGCCGTTGCTTCATCTCGGCTTCGGCGAGGTGTCGCCGGCCGCCGGTGAGCTGGTCGCGGGCCGTCTTCTCGAGCTGGGTGAACAGGTCGTAGTAGTTGTCGTCGTACTCCTCGACCAGCTGGAAGGTCCACCGGCCGGAGATCACGTTGCGGCCGATCAGCTCGGTACTGATCCGATCGGCGAGCGCGGTGTGGCCGGCCGTGCGCAGGAACTCGACCGCCTTGTCCAGTTGCAGATCCGCGGACCCGGTCAGTTGATGGAAGGCATAAAGCTGACCCCGTGCCCGGATCACCGTCTCCAACGCCTCCGTGAGCTTGCCGACGGCTTCGACGGTCAGATCGTCAACCCCCGCCGGGCGCTCATGCCCTTCCGCCACCGGAACCCCGTGCACTTCACCGAACTGACTCATGCACCCGAGGTACCCAATTCGAATCGTCCCGGCGACGATTTCGAAGGGGGGACCACCACCCCGGCGCCGCGAACGCGCTACTCGACCGGATCGTTCGGCGTCACCGCGACCATTAGTTCGTTGCTGGCTGGGCTTGCGTTGGCTGGATTGGGAAACGGCGTGGGGGCGGAGGTTTGAGTCCTCGTCTCGGGTGGGTACCGGGTGAGTCGCTCGTCAGGCAGTGCGCGAGTCGGTACGTGCTGACCGGCCGGGAGTGAGGCACTGATGGTGATGGACGCGTATGACAGAGCAGACGCGCGTGGGGAGTCGGTGCGGTGGGAGTGCGATGCGGACCTCGTGCGAATCGTCGTCGGGGGTGTGCTGACCGATGCGACCGCTGCCAGTGCGCGGGAGATGCTGCTGGACGCGTGCGAGCGGCGTACGAAGGGCATAGTCCTGACCATCGAGGCCGAGTTCGACCCGATGAACCCCGACGTGCTCGGGCGACTGATGGATATGGCTCAGAGGCGTTGCTGGGCAGCAAGTCGCCGGCTCGAAGTCACGGCAACGGACCCCATGATCTGTGAAGCCTTGGCAACCATGGGCATCTGGCCTTCGCCCCAGTCCGGATCGCTGGCGTGAACCCGCAGCCTGGTTGCCCTGCGGTACCCGCGCGTGCTCATGATCGGGTCCTGTTCCGGTGGGAGCGGTAGCGGGCGATCACGACTCCCGCGACGACCACGGCGACGGCGAGGACTCCGATCAGTACCAGCGGTGTCCCGGTCCAGTCGTTGGCGTCGCCGTCGGTGTCTCCGGCGGGAAGCGGACTTGGACTCACCGCTGTGAGCCAGTTGCTGACGATCGCTACTGCGACGTACATGGCGACCAACCTTCTTCCTTGACGCGACGCCCGATGTCGTGGCGGTAACCGACCGCGCCCTGGTCGAAACCTACGCAGCAAAACTTATGCACTGGGTCTTGAGCACACAGCGAGCACCGAGAGGGGATTGGACGTAGCTGCCGGCGCGCGAGCGGCGAAGGGGCCGGTTGCGCCTCGTGTCCCCTACGAGCATTCGCCGTCGGCCGCCTCCGCCGCAGGTCCCCGGCCCGGAGGTGAAGCCGACCGAAGACAGTTGGCCGGTACCCGGCGATCGTGATCGGAAACGACCGTGCAGGTCGGATTCTGTTCAGTCGCTGGTCTTCAGGGACGTGGTCGCCGGGCCGTCGAGGACGTTGCCATCGGCATCGAAGCGGGAGCCGTGGCAGCTGCAGTCCCAGGTGGTGTCGGCGGTGTTCCAGGTCAGCGGACAGCCTAGGTGTGTGCAGACAGGGTTGGCTCTGCCGTCGTGTTTGAGGAGCCGGGCAGCGTGGCCGGTGGTGAAGTCCTTGCCGACTTTGAGGTTGTCGGCGATCAGCTTGGCAATGGCGCGAGCGTCCCCGATCCGGCCGGCGTCGTAGAGGCCGGCGGCGGGATGATGCCGACCGGCGATCAGGTCGTTGATGATGCCAGCGGCAACAGTACCGTTGCTGAGGCCCCATTTGTGCATGCCAGTGGCAACGAAGATGTTGCCGCTACCGGCTGATCTGCCCACATAGGGCAGAAGATCGGGGGTGCTGTAGTCGTGGGCCGACCACCTGTACTCGGGCTCGACCGCTGTGTTCCAGGTCGAACTCACCCAGTCGGCCAGGGATCGATAGATCGCGGCGGTGTCCTCCGTCGATCCGACTTCGTGGTCGCCGCCGACCACGATCAGTCCGGTCGGTCCGCCGCCGGGCCAGGGCCGGGTGGACCTGGTGGGGGAGTCGATCGAGATCGCCATCCCGACGGGTGCCTCGACCGGTAGCCGTACTGCGATGCCGTGCGACTGCCTCGGCCGGGTCCTGGCGAAGTACGCGCCGGTGATGCCGATGGGCAGCAGGGTGGCCAGCACCGCCTGGTACGCCGTGATCATGCCGCCCGCCTCGGTCAGGACGTGCACCGCGCCGTCCTTCTCATCCACCTTGACGGCGCGAGTGTGTTCGAAGATCCGTCCACCGGTCCGCTCGACCGCCGTCGCGAGACCGGCGAGATAGCGGGCCGGATGCAGCTGTACCTGATTGTCGAACCGGATGGCGGCTGTCGCAGGCACTCCGACCTCACCGCCGTCGACCAGCTGGGCGGGCAGACCTAGACAAGCAACTGCGGCTGCCTCGTTCTCCAGGGTTCCGGTGGACTCGGTGGAGTAGACGAAGGCTGGTGTCCTGAGCAGCTCACAGTCGATGTCCTCGGCATCGACCAGCGCGGCGACCTGGTCCACGGCTGCCTGGTTCGCCGCGGCGTACTGACGAGCCTTGTCAATGCCATGGCGATCGATCAGCGGGGCATAGCAGGCGCCATGTTGCGAGGTGACCTTGCCGGTCGTGTTCCCGCTCGTCCGCGATCCGATCCGCTGCGCCTCGACCACGACCACCTGTGCGCCGTCGCGCGCCAGCAGCAGCGCTGTCGTCAGACCGATCCAGCCACCGCCGACCACGACGACGTCAGCTGTCGCGTCACCGGCCAAGGCGTCGTAGCGGGGCATCTCTGCCGTTGCCGTCCACACTGAGGTCATGTGGCGCCGGTACCCGCCTGCAATCCTGGCCTGCAGGGAGCCGGCCAGACATACCGTAGGCCGACAGGTACCTGCACCTCGCGGCGGTTGGGTGCCGGAATCGGCGGGTACCCGCCGGAAATGACTGACTCTGCGATTGCGGTTCTCGATATCGACGGCACGCTGATCGATTCGAACTATCACCATGCGCTCGCTTGGTACCGGGCCCTGCGTTCAGTGGGAGAGATCTATCCGGTGTGGCGGCTGCACCGGTTGATCGGTATGGGTGGGGATCAACTGGTCACGGCTGTCGGAGGCGAGGAACTGGAACGCAGGGTGGGCGACCAGGTCCGGGAAGAGCAAGGCAAGGAAGTTGACGCGCTGCTCGAGGAGATGGCGCTGTTGCCTGGTGCTCGCGATCTTCTGGTGGCCATCAAGGAACGCGGGCACCGGCTGGTACTGGCCAGCTCTGCGCAGGAACGTCACGTCGACGTCTTCCTGGACAAACTCGATGCTCGCGGCGTCGTCGACGACTGGACGACCAGCGCTGACGTCGAGAAATCCAAACCGGCGCCGGACCTGCTACAGGTGGCCTTGAAGAAGCTGGGTGTGCCGTCCGACGCCGCGAGCGTGGTGATCGGGGACTCGGTATGGGACGTCAAGGCGGCCGGCAGAGCAGGGATGCCGGCGATCGTCGTCCGCTCCGGCGGGTTCGGCGATGACGAACTGCTCGACGCCGGCGCCAAAGCCATCTACGACACGCCCCGCGACCTCACGGAGGCCCTGGACACCACTCCGCTGGCCTGACTGTTTCCGCCCCGTTCGCGCACTTTTCGATCGCCTGGAGTGGGCACCGGGGCTCAGCGAGAGGTGGTCAACGCCTTGGTGGCCGTGCGCAGGTCGGCGAGCGGCTGGGCCGATGGTGGCCAGCCTGGTCCGGCCGTCATGGTTGTGAAACCGGTTGCGGTTACCAGATT
This region includes:
- a CDS encoding patatin-like phospholipase family protein, which encodes MVSLNSVEQKVYTGRKARRGFDRSSVSTSHHEGTAMTSQRNGSPTRTVVLGGGGTVGVAWQTGLLTGLRDAGVDLAGASAIVGTSAGSLVGALLSSGRDVTDALAVLAAVGQKLDFDSLTAGSENFLNASRQASLAADPRQALRAIGSAAQEATTTLDEGDYLGLLEILDGVAWPAGFRCTAIDTGTGELVVWGEESRVPLLHAVAASCVVPMLFPTVTINGNRYMDGGLVSHLNATAAPPSDVLVVVSCLPLGAQEGGADSNRSASTIRADAEVAQLRETTRLVAVEPDFSDLETPVKMLDPETAGRALHIGKRQAEREVAAIRAAWDF
- a CDS encoding TetR/AcrR family transcriptional regulator is translated as MNETSRDAKRARTAQRILAAARQEFATRGFDGATIRGIAAVAGVDASLVMQHYGSKAALFTTAVQLPSDDAESAAEHLLEVLANRLRELPPETSALVQSMLTVPEAADSMRAYLDERVDNLARSLDGDDAHLRALITVSGILGLTITQHFLKLRAFDDASHEALLQAARGWTAYLSRDS
- a CDS encoding FAD-dependent oxidoreductase, with amino-acid sequence MTSVWTATAEMPRYDALAGDATADVVVVGGGWIGLTTALLLARDGAQVVVVEAQRIGSRTSGNTTGKVTSQHGACYAPLIDRHGIDKARQYAAANQAAVDQVAALVDAEDIDCELLRTPAFVYSTESTGTLENEAAAVACLGLPAQLVDGGEVGVPATAAIRFDNQVQLHPARYLAGLATAVERTGGRIFEHTRAVKVDEKDGAVHVLTEAGGMITAYQAVLATLLPIGITGAYFARTRPRQSHGIAVRLPVEAPVGMAISIDSPTRSTRPWPGGGPTGLIVVGGDHEVGSTEDTAAIYRSLADWVSSTWNTAVEPEYRWSAHDYSTPDLLPYVGRSAGSGNIFVATGMHKWGLSNGTVAAGIINDLIAGRHHPAAGLYDAGRIGDARAIAKLIADNLKVGKDFTTGHAARLLKHDGRANPVCTHLGCPLTWNTADTTWDCSCHGSRFDADGNVLDGPATTSLKTSD
- a CDS encoding HAD family hydrolase translates to MTDSAIAVLDIDGTLIDSNYHHALAWYRALRSVGEIYPVWRLHRLIGMGGDQLVTAVGGEELERRVGDQVREEQGKEVDALLEEMALLPGARDLLVAIKERGHRLVLASSAQERHVDVFLDKLDARGVVDDWTTSADVEKSKPAPDLLQVALKKLGVPSDAASVVIGDSVWDVKAAGRAGMPAIVVRSGGFGDDELLDAGAKAIYDTPRDLTEALDTTPLA